Proteins co-encoded in one Oncorhynchus kisutch isolate 150728-3 linkage group LG1, Okis_V2, whole genome shotgun sequence genomic window:
- the LOC109893266 gene encoding prolargin, translated as MKTGVGLYTALVLCLLMGTVFLQRPRPKKPPKPPKPSKRPSFKPAPPPKEPEPQEPTDFPPPVVGPPSMFPDCPRECFCPASFPNALYCENRNLRTVPVIPSRVQYLYLQNNYISEVTAEPFNNATELRWVNMANNRIKKVDKQVFEKVPGLLFLYMERNQLKEVPDDLPAGLEQLRLSHNQISKIPSGAFGKMEHLALLDLHHNKLSDSDMGKNTFKDLKNLVQLNLAHNILKKMPANIPNGIAQLFLDRNNIDNIPKDYFQGFSNLAFVRLNYNQLSDKGVPKAVFNVSTLLDLHLAHNQLTSVPLFNPQLEHLHLNHNSIESINGTQLCPFSLSSESLTDEALMPRLRYLRLDGNHLSPPVPLDVIMCFRHLKSIVV; from the exons ATGAAGACAGGTGTGGGACTCTACACTGCCCTGGTGCTCTGTCTCCTGATGGGGACAGTGTTTTTACAGAGACCACGGCCTAAGAAACCTCCTAAGCCTCCAAAGCCCAGCAAGCGCCCCTCCTTCAAGCCTGCCCCGCCACCTAAGGAACCAGAACCCCAGGAGCCCACAGATTTCCCCCCTCCCGTTGTTGGCCCCCCTTCCATGTTCCCTGACTGTCCCCGGGAGTGTTTCTGCCCCGCTTCCTTCCCCAATGCCCTCTATTGCGAGAACCGGAACCTCCGTACGGTCCCTGTGATCCCGTCCAGAGTACAATACCTGTACCTGCAGAACAACTACATCTCCGAGGTAACGGCGGAACCCTTCAACAATGCCACAGAGCTGAGATGGGTCAACATGGCCAACAACCGCATCAAAAAAGTGGACAAGCAG gTGTTTGAGAAGGTACCTGGTCTGTTGTTTCTCTACATGGAGAGGAACCAACTGAAGGAGGTTCCTGATGACCTGCCAGCTGGGTTAGAGCAGCTCAGACTCAGCCACAACCAGATCTCCAAGATCCCATCTGGAGCCTTCGGCAAGATGGAGCACCTCGCTCTGCTCGACCTGCACCacaacaag TTGAGTGACAGTGACATGGGGAAGAACACTTTTAAAGACCTGAAGAACCTGGTTCAGCTGAACTTGGCCCACAACATCCTGAAGAAGATGCCAGCTAACATCCCCAACGGCATCGCACAGCTATTCCTGGACAGGAACAACATTGACAACATCCCTAA GGACTACTTCCAAGGCTTCTCCAACCTGGCGTTTGTGAGGCTCAACTACAACCAGCTGAGTGATAAGGGAGTACCTAAGGCTGTGTTCAACGTATCCACTCTGCTAGACCTTCACCTGGCCCACAACCAGCTCACCTCCGTCCCCCTGTTCAACCCCCAGCTGGAGCACTTGCACCTCAACCACAACAGCATCGAGA GTATTAATGGGACCCAGCTGTGTCCATTTAGTCTGTCCTCTGAGAGTCTGACTGATGAGGCTCTGATGCCCAGGCTCAG GTACCTGCGTCTGGATGGGAACCACCTGAGTCCTCCTGTACCTCTAGATGTCATCATGTGTTTCAGACACCTCAAGTCCATCGTTGTCTAG